Proteins encoded together in one Quercus lobata isolate SW786 chromosome 3, ValleyOak3.0 Primary Assembly, whole genome shotgun sequence window:
- the LOC115982131 gene encoding glucose-6-phosphate 1-dehydrogenase, chloroplastic encodes MATLYSTHCRSYSPLTQSSSSSSSYSSYCSSSSSSSKLGHVAVSSSAPKRFLAAKLSVLSQSQNVARMQDGAVATAVTPIENDYPFKKLKGGLLSVPSTDECKDAVGFDINGNESTVSITVVGASGDLAKKKIFPALFALYYEGCLPKHFTVYGYARSKMTDAELRTMVSQTLTCRIDKRENCGEKMEQFLERCFYHSGQYDSQENFAELDKKLKEHEGGKVSNRLFYLSVPPNVFIDAVRCASLSASAGNGWTRVIVEKPFGRDSESSAALTKGLKQYLDEDQIFRIDHYLGKELVENLSVLRFSNLIFEPLWSRQYIRNVQFIFSEDFGTEGRGGYFDNYGIIRDIMQNHLLQILALFAMETPVTLDAEDIRNEKVKVLRSMRPLELENMVIGQYKSHTKGGVTYPAYTDDKTVPKDSLTPTFAAAALFIDNARWDGVPFLMKAGKALHNKKAEIRVQFRHVPGNLYNRNIGTDLDRATNELVIRVQPDEAIYLKINNKVPGLGMKLDRSNLNLHYAARYSKEIPDAYERLLLDAIEGERRLFIRSDELDAAWSLFTPVLKELEEKRIIPEYYPYGSRGPVGAHYLAARYKVRWGDVSVEQ; translated from the exons aTGGCGACCCTTTATTCAACTCATTGCCGTTCATATTCGCCATTAAcacaatcatcatcatcatcatcttcttatTCTTCGTACTGTTCTTCTTCATCATCGTCTTCAAAACTCGGTCATGTAGCGGTATCTTCTTCGGCTCCAAAGCGTTTTCTTGCAGCTAAGTTATCTGTACTATCCCAGAGCCAAAATGTGGCCCGCATGCAAGACg GTGCGGTAGCCACTGCAGTAACCCCAATTGAAAATGATTACCCTTTCAAGAAATTGAAAGGTGGGTTGTTGTCAGTTCCATCTACGGATGAATGTAAAGATGCAGTCGGATTCGATATCAATGGAAATGAGTCTACAGTTAGTATTACTGTGGTTGGAGCCTCAGGGGACCTTGCCAAGAAGAAGATATTTCCTGCACTTTTTGCACTCTATTATGAGGGTTGTCTCCCTAag CACTTTACTGTGTATGGTTATGCTCGGAGTAAGATGACCGATGCTGAACTTAGAACCATGGTCAGCCAGACCCTTACTTGCAGAATTGATAAGAg GGAGAACTGTGGTGAAAAGATGGAGCAATTTCTTGAAAGATGTTTCTACCATTCTGGTCAATATGATTCACAGGAAAACTTTGCAGAGCTAGACAAGAAGCTGAAGGAACATGAG GGTGGGAAGGTTTCTAATCGCCTCTTCTATTTGTCAGTACCTCCAAATGTATTCATAGATGCTGTAAGATGTGCAAGCTTGTCAGCCTCAGCTGGTAATGGCTGGACTAGGGTCATTGTTGAGAAACCCTTTGGTCGGGATTCAGAATCCTCAGCTGCTTTGACAAAAGGTCTTAAACAGTATCTAGACGAGGATCAAATATTCAG GATAGACCACTATCTGGGAAAGGAgcttgtagaaaacctatctgtTCTCCGGTTCTCTAACCTAATATTTGAGCCATTATGGTCAAGACAGTATATAAGGAATGTACAGTTTATATTCTCTGAAGATTTTGGAACTGAAGGACGTGGAGg GTACTTCGACAATTATGGAATAATAAGAGACATTATGCAGAACCATCTGCTTCAGATACTAGCCCTATTTGCCATGGAAACTCCAGTTACTTTGGATGCAGAAGATATCAGAAATGAAAAG GTCAAAGTTTTACGTTCAATGAGGCCATTAGAACTAGAAAACATGGTCATAGGGCAATACAAGAGCCACACAAAAGGAGGTGTAACTTATCCAGCCTACACTGATGATAAGACTGTACCCAAGGACAGCTTAACTCCAACATTTGCAGCAGCTGCCCTCTTCATCGATAATGCAAGATGGGATGGGGTGCCTTTTCTAATGAAGGCTGGGAAAGCATTACATAATAAGAA GGCTGAGATAAGAGTGCAGTTTAGGCATGTGCCTGGCAATTTATATAACCGAAACATTGGGACAGATCTTGATCGAGCTACAAATGAACTTGTTATCCGAGTGCAGCCTGACGAAGCTATTTATTTGAAGATCAATAACAAGGTCCCTGGTTTGGGGATGAAATTGGACCGAAGTAACCTGAATCTTCATTATGCAGCAag ATATTCAAAGGAAATTCCAGATGCTTATGAGAGGCTTCTGCTGGATGCTATCGAAGGGGAAAGAAGGTTGTTTATCCGGAGTGATGAATTGGATGCTGCTTGGTCACTCTTCACACCTGTGTTAAAAGAGCTTGAAGAGAAGAGGATTATCCCAGAGTATTATCCTTATGGGAGTCGGGGTCCTGTTGGAGCCCACTATCTCGCAGCAAGATACAAAGTCCGATGGGGTGATGTTAGTGTAGAACAATGA